The nucleotide sequence ATAACAAACTTTCAGTTGTTGATCGTATTATTGACACTTTCTTAGCTAAAGATTTAAAAAACAGATCAAATGAAGTTGTGTTTGAAAAAGGGACATATATTACACATGAAATTGCTCACGAAATTAACGAGAACTTCAAGAATGGTGTTTTCGCACTTGAAGCAATTGATGGTATTGATCCTGAATTAGTGTACTTTAAACTACATGAAAACAACAAAACTTTACTTAAAAGAAACAAAATTGCTAAAGTTTGAGTTTATCCAAATCGTAAATGAATGGAAAACAATGCTGAAGATCCAGTTTTAGTAATTGGTAATGATCCTAAATCAGTTGAACCACACTTATTGGTTTCTGATATTGTTGCAGTTGTAAGTTACTACTTTAACTTAATTGACAACGTTGGCCAAGATGATGATCCTGATTCACTTATTAACAAGAGAATTGTTTCAGTGGGTGAGTTACTTCAAAATCAATTAAACGTTGCTTTAACCAAATTAGAAAAAACTACTCGCGAAAGAATGGGGGCGAAAGAACCTGAAAAAATAACCGCAAAAAACGTAACTAACAACAAATTAATTACCAACCAAATGAAAACCTTCTTCAACTCTTCAAAACTTTCACAATTTATGGACCAAATCAATCCACTTGCAGAAGTTTCAAATAAACGTCGTGTGACTTCTTTAGGACCTGGTGGTCTTAACCGTGATACTGCACAATTCGAAGTTCGTGACGTTCACTCTACTCACTATGGAAGAATTTGTCCAATTGAAACCCCTGAGGGACCAAACATCGGGTTGATTTTAAACTACGCAATTTATTCAAAGGTTAATAAAATGGGATTCTTACAAACTCCATATTACAAAGTTAATAACGGAGTTGTAGACTATAATGACGTACACTATTTAACAGCGTCTGAAGAAATTGGACATAAATTTGCTCAATCTTCAGTACATGTTGATGAAAATAATCGTATTATTGATGAAACACTTACAATCAGACACAATTACCAATATTTAATTGCTCGTCCTGAAGATGTTGACTTCTTAGAAGTTTCATCAAAACAAATGGTTTCTGTTGCGGCTGGTGCAATTCCTTTCTTAGAAAACGATGATGCTAACCGTGCACTTATGGGGTCAAACATGCAACGTCAAGCTGTACCACTTTTACAAGCTGAAGCTCCTTTAGTTGCAACCGGAATTGAAGCTGATATTGCTAAATACTCAGCATATAACTTAACAGCAAAAAACTCTGGGGAAGTTATTTATGTTGATTCACAAAAAATCCACATTAAAACTGACAAAGGGATGACTGATAAATATTCATTACGTAATTTTGAGCGTTCAAACCAAGGGACAGTTATCAATCAAAAACCAATCGTTAAAATTGGTGACTATGTTGAAACTGGGGATCTTTTAGTTGATGGTTCATCATTTAAAGATGGTGAAATGGCTTTAGGTAAAAACGTTCTTGTAGCATTTACTACTTGAAATGGATATAACTTTGAGGATGCTGTGATTCTAAATGAGCGTCTTGTTAAAGATGACGTTTATACATCAATTCACATCGAAGAACAAACAATTCAATTCAGAAACTCAAAAGCTGGAAATGACCGTTTAACTGCTGAAGTACCTAACGCTTCAAAATTCTCATTGCGTAACTTAGACGCTAATGGTATTGTTGTAGTTGGTTCAGAAGTTGTCCCTGGGGACGTTTTAGTTGGACGTGTGTCACCAAAAGGGGAAGAAAATCCAACTCAAGAGGAAAAACTTTTAATGGCCATTTTACAACAAAGACCTTCTTCAGACAAGGATACTTCATTAAAAGTTAAAAACGGACACAATGGTACCGTTATTGGAGTTGAAGTTCTTAGTCGTGAAACAGGTGATATTTTAGAAGATGGTATCGATAAGATTGTTAAAGTGTCAATCGCTCAAAAACGTAAAATCAAAGTTGGGGACAAGATGGCTGGTCGTCACGGTAACAAAGGGGTTATCTCAATCGTTTTACCTGAAGAAGACATGCCACACTTAGAAGATGGTACACCAGTTGATATTATGCTTAACCCTCAAGGGGTTCCATCGCGGATGAACATTGGTCAAATCTTGGAAATTCACCTTGGAATGGCTGCACGTAAATTAAATACCAAATTCGTAACACCATCATTTGATGGGGTTAAGAAAACTGACATTGAAGAAGCTTTAATTGAAGCTGGACTTTCAAAAACTGGAAAACAAACTTTAATTGATCCGATTACTGGACGTAAATTTGATAATCCTGTTTCAGTCGGTGTAATGTACATGTTAAAACTTAGCCACATGGTTGATGACAAGATGCACGCACGTAGTGTTGGACCATACTCATTAATTACTCAACAACCGCTTGGTGGAAAGAGTCAAAATGGTGGTCAAAGATTTGGAGAGATGGAAACATGAGCGATCGAATCTTATGGTGCAACTAATGTTCTTCAAGAAATTTTAACTTACAAATCAGATGATATTAACGGTAGAAACACACTTTATAGTGCTTTAGCTACTGGGAAAGAATTACCTAAACCAGGGACACCTGAATCATTTAACGTATTGAGCTACGAATTAAGAGGATTAGGTATTAAATTAGATCCGGTTAAAATTAGACGTGAAGATGCTCACATTGAAGATGAATTTTTACAACACATCGAAACAGGAGAGGTAGATAATGAGTAATTACAACGATGATAACTTATTAATCGATAAAATTTCATTAAGTTTAGCGACTAATGAAGATGTTTTATCATGATCTAATGGTGAAGTTACCAAACCTGAGACAATTAACTATAAATCATATAAACCAGAACGTGAAGGTCTTTTTGACGAATTAATTTTTGGTCCTACTACTGATTTTAAATGTCCAATTTGTGGTACAAAATACAAAAGAAGTGATGAAAATACAATTTGTTCAAAAACACCTGCTTGTGAAAAGTACAAACCAAAAATTTTACCTAAAATCACACGTAGAAGTCGTATGGGACACATCAAATTACACAACCCTGTTGTGCACTTTTGATTCTTTAAAATTGACCACTCAATTATTTCTAAATTATTAGGATTAAGAGTTCAGGATTCAAACAAACCAGTTGCTAAAGCTGATTTAGAAAAATTAATTTACTATAAATCGCACATCGTTTTAGAAGATGGTGGACTTGAATCACTTAAGAAAAATTCAATTATTGATATTAATGAAGCTGCTGGAATTTACGAAGCAACTTTAATGGAACTGCTTAAAAAAGCTGAACCAAATAGTGATGAGTACGAAGACATCATGATGGCACTTGAAGAATTAAGAACTTATGCGTCGTCAAAGATGGGTAAAGATTACGGAATCGATTTTTATGAATACAACGACATTATTCATGAATACTCTGATGCTAAAATTGGTACCGGTTCACAAGCGATTGAATACTTATTAAAAAATATTGATCTTGAAGCCGAAGCTGCTTATGTTCAATCAGAAATTGATGCAATTAATAATTCAATCCCAGTTGGGGAAAGTTTAACTGGTACCAAGGTACAAGAACGTGCAAAATTATATAAACGTTTAACCATTATTAATTCATTTATCAAATCTGGTCAAAAACCAACCAGCATGTTGATTTATAACTTACCAATTATCCCTGCTGATTTACGTCCATTAATTCAATTGGATGGTGGACGTCACTCAACAAGTGACATTAACGAACTTTACCGTCGCATTATTATCAGAAATAACCGTCTTGAAAAATGAAACGAATCAGATGCTCCGATGTTGATTAAACAAAACGAGTACCGTATGATTCAAGAAGCTGTGGACGCTTTAATTGATAACTCGCGTAAGAAACCTTCCCCAGTTGTCTCAAAAGATTCAAGACCTCTTAAATCTATTTCTGACGCAATTACAGGTAAAAAAGGACGTTTCCGTCAAAACTTACTTGGTAAGCGTGTTGACTACTCTGGTCGTAGTGTTATTGTTGTTGGTCCAACTTTAAGAATGCACCAAGTTGGTATTCCACGTGACATGGCTGCAAAATTGTTTGAGCCATGAATTATTCGTGAAATTATCAAAGGTGACCAAAACATTAACTCAATTAAAGCTGCGAAGAAAAAAGTTGAATCATTAGATCCAATGATTTGACCATATGTAGAGCGCGCAATTGAGGGACGTCCTGTTCTTCTTAACCGTGCTCCTACCTTGCACCGTCTTTCAATTCAAGCTTTTGAACCTGTACTAATCCGTGGAAAAGCGATTAAATTGCATCCGCTTGTAACAACTGCGTTTAACGCGGACTTCGACGGGGACCAAATGGCTGTACACGTTCCTATTTCGGACCAAGCAGTACGTGAAGCAAGAGAATTAATGCTTGCGTCAAAAAACATTCTTGGACCTAAAGATGGGGAACCTATCATTAACCCTTCACAGGATATCATTCTTGGTCTTTACTACCTAACAATGGAAAAAGAAGGTGCTAAAGGTGAAGGACTTTACTTCGCTTCCAAAGAAGATATGTTACGCGCTTATGAAAATAATTTTATTACACTTCACTCGCGTGTAGTTTTACCAATTAGTGCGATTAATAAAGATGGTCTAACTAAGGACGTAAATAAAAAATACGTAATTTCAACAGTTGGTAAATTTATTTTCAATGATCTATTTCCAAATGATTTCGACTTTATTTTTGGTAAAAGAATTACCAAAACCGCTAAAACCATGTCAAATGGTACTGTTAAAATGGTTGAATCAGAAGCGATTCACTCTTCAGCTAAAAACGCTGATGAATATACTTTAGGTTACGGTAACGATTTTAAAGAATATATTAAATCATTACCAGTTAATGTAGCTTTAAGTAAAAAAGATATTGCTAAAATTGTTCGTAAAGTTTACGAAAAATACGTCGCAACAGTAACAATGGAAGATATTGCTGGTGTAATTAATGATGTTAATCGTGAAAATTATGAAGATACATTCATTCGTTGCGCTTCATTAATTGATTACAAAGGTGATGTAATTGATCCAATTCACGCTCAAACTTTAGCAACATTAATCAAAGACAACTTTAAACGTATTGATAATGAATTAACACGTAAAAACAAAAATGAAAATCAAATTTGAACAATTAATGATTACACAAAATTATTAGAACTTGTTTGATTTGACTATACGAATAAAGTTGCTGCAATTCTTGATAGTATTAAGAATACTGGATTCTACTACTCAACCATTTCTGGGACAACCATTTCGATGAATGACGTTACGACAGTCCCTTCAACTAAAGAAAAAATTCACGAAGGTGAAATTTACACTGATAAGTTAAAAGAATACTTTGAAAAAGGATACTTAACTGACGATGAACGTTATACCTTAACAATTCAAAAATGATCTGAAATTAAGGAAAACATAGAAGGTGACCTTAAAGAAGTTACTAAGTCAAATCCAAGTAACCCTCTATTCATGATGTTTACTTCCGGAGCTCGTGGTAACTCATCAAACTTCGTTCAATTAGCTGGTATGCGTGGACTTATGAGTAACAACACTAAGGTCCTAAAAGCCGATGCGGCCAATGACCGTGTTGTTCGTAGTACTATCGAAATTCCAGTTAAATCTTCATTCCTTGATGGTTTAACTGCCTACGAATTCTATTCATCAACTCACGGGGCTCGTAAAGGTCTTACCGATACTGCTCTTAACACCGCTAAATCGGGATACTTGACACGTCGTTTAGTTGACGTTGCTCAAGGAATTGTTGTACGTGAAGAGGATTGTGGTAGTGACTTTGGTTTTGTAGTTAAAGATATTAGCGATACCAAAACTGACACAGTTATTGAATCCCTTGCCGAAAGAATCGAAGGTCGTTTCACAAACAGACCAATTTTTGATGAAAACGGTATTGAAGTAATTAAAACTAATACATTAATTACTCCAGAATTAGTTGATTTAATTATTAATAAACTAAAACTTAAAGAAGTTGAAATTCGTTCAGTACTTTCTTGTCATACTCGTAATGGTGTATGTAAGAGATGTTACGGAAAAGATTTAGCATCAAACAGAATCGTTAATATTGGGGAAGCTGTTGGGGTTGTTGCTGCTCAATCAATCGGTGAACCTGGGACACAGCTTACTATGAGAACATTCCATACCGGAGGGGTTGCTGGGGTTGAAGATATTACAGGTGGATTTGGTAGATTGATCGAGTTAATTGACGCCTACGATTCTCCTTGAGGTCGTCCAGCTGTTATTTCAGATATTAGTGGTGTGGTTTCAGATATCCGTGTTGCACATGATAAAGATGGTCACGAAAGCGACGTACAACTAATTACTATTGATGCAACTACTGCTGATGGACAACACTATAACAAGACTTATCCAGTTAAAGTTTCACAAAAATTACGTGTAGCAGTTGGTGATCACGTTAAACCGGGACAAAAATTAGTTGAAGGTCCAATCGTGTTAACTGAATTACTTGAAGCAGTTGATACACGTGCTGTACAAAACTACTTATTAAAAGAAATTCAAAGATTGTACCGTCTACAAGGGATTACAATTTCTGATAAATATATCGAAATTATTATTCGTCAAATGTTATCAAAAATTATGATTACCGATCCGGGGGACTCATCATTCTTTACTGGTTCATTAGTAGATACATTTGTCTACCAACGTGAAAATGGACGTTTAATTTCAGAAGGTAAAAAACCTGCTTATGGTGAAGTTAAAATTCGTGGAGCTAAACAAACTCCTTTATTAAGTGATTCATTCCTAGCTGCTGCTTCATATCAAGAAACAGCTAAAATCCTTGTTAACGCTTCAGTTTCTGAACGCGTTGATTATCTTGAAGGACTTAAAGAAAATATTATTCTTGGTCACAAAATCCCAGCTGGGACAAATATCAATTACGAATTAAAAGGTAAATATGATATTCGTGATCCAAGAAGTTACTTCAAAGACAAATGAGATCCATCTGATTTTTGAGGTGATGAATCACAAAATAAAGAAAATAATTACGATTTATTTGGTGAAGACCAAGATCTTGATATTTACGATGAAGAATACGATGAAAGCATCGAAGAAGCAAGTGAAGATTTTGACTACACTGACGATTTCATGGATGAATCTGAATTTTAATTGATAATAACTAAATTAGGAAAAACAATAAAATGTGAAAAAATTTTATTGTTTTTTTATTTTATTGACAGCAAATCAATAAGATTTTGCACATTTTTTAAAATACATTTAAAAAATTTTTTTTATGTTATAATAGTAAAGCAATTTATAAAGACCGATATAAATTCTAATTATTAACGTTAAGGAGAAAGCAATGAGACAAACTACAATCACAACTAAATTAACTGCTAATAAAAAGTGATACGTTGTTGATGCTGAAGGTCAAATTTTAGGACGTTTAGCAGCTCAAGTCGCAACAGTTTTAAGAGGAAAAAACAAACCAGATTTCACTCCAAATGCCGACATGGGAGACAATGTTATTATTATTAATGCAGAAAAAATCGTTTTAACAGCTAAAAAAGAAGAAAATAAGGTTTATTACTCACACTCTGGTTATTCAGGTGGTTTAAAAAGCATTACAGCTGCTAAATTAAGAGCTAAAAAACCAACTGCTCTTGTACAAAAAGCTATTTTTGGAATGTTACCACACACAAAATTAGGTAACCAACAACGTCGTAACTTATTTGTTTATGCCGGACCAGAACACAAACATGAAGCACAACAACCAGAAAGATTAGAGGTTAAATAATTATGTCTAAAGATTTACAATATCGTGGATTAGGAAGAAGAAAATCATCAGTTGCACGTGTTATTATCAAACCAGGAACTGGAAAATTTGTAATTAACAAACGTGAAGCTCGTGACTACTTAACTTCTGATATTTATTTAAAAGATGCAAATCAACCTTTTGTTTTAACTGAAACAGTTGGACAATTTGATGTTAGTGTTAATGTTGTAGGTGGTGGTTTAAGCGGTCAAGCTGGTGCTATTCGTTTAGGGATTGCACGTGCTTTATTAGAAGCAAGTGCTGACTATCGTGCTAAATTAAAACCTGCTGGAATGCTTACAAGAGATGCTCGTGCTAAAGAGCGTAAAAAACCTGGTCTTCGTGCTGCACGTCGTGCAAGACAATTCTCAAAACGTTAATAAAAAATATAATTTTAATTTACCTATTAACCATTTTTATGGTATAATAGGTATACATTTGCGAGCGTAGCTCAGCTGGTTAGAGCACACGACTGATAATCGTGAGGTCGATGGTTCAAGTCCATTCGTTCGCACCATATCACAAACTGTGTTAGGACATCCTTTAAGCCGGATGTCTTTTTATTTCTTTGTTTAGAACTTTCCACATTTTCATAGAAAAATCATGAAAAAATAACTTTTTAACTTATTAATTTCAATTAAAAAAATTTTTCTAATTTATTTAATTTGCACTATCTAAATTAGATAAAATAAAGGCATGATGAAGAAAAATAAGAAATTAAGTTATACATTATTATTATCAAGCGGAATGGTTTTAACACTTTCTGCTTCACTTTCTGCACAAGGATGTGCACCTGCAAATGAAAAAGTCGACGCTTCGAACGCATTTGAAATTGCCGATTTGCAAACTTTTAAAGGATTATTACAAGAAACAGTTGATAATAAATCCAATGAAGTAGCCTTATCATTAATTCCAAACAAAGGTTTTGGTGTTAATGATAAAGTGTTTTTAAAATTAAAATCTAAATTAGATGTGCAAAACTTAAAATTAACCAACAACGCTATTGTTGTTAAGATTAATTCTGAGAATGCTACTTTAACCTATACATACGATAAAACAGAATATACTCAAGTTTTCAATATTCAAGTTAAAGCAACACCAGCTAAAGAAACTCCAAAAGCCGCTCAATTTGAGCTTGCACTCCAACCAGATTTAGCAAATATTAAAAAAGAAGTGGATTTTGCAACAACTAAAGGATGAGCAACTGTGAGATTCTATTTTGATGCTGAAAACAAAAATTTCGTAAATAATTTAGATGTAAAATTAGCATCAATTAAAGAAGGTTTAGATTTAACAAAGTTGTCTAAAGTTGAAACTTCAAGTAAAGGTAAAAGATATTTAGACGTTAGCTATACCGAAAATTCTGTAACCTTGAAATTCACATATGACGGCAAGGAATATGTACAGGAAATTTCTTTAGATCAAGGTGTACAACCTGAAAAACCAATTGAAAATGCTAATGCTTTTGATATTGCAATTTCACCAGATTTAGAAAAAATTAAATCTGAAGTTGAAATCGCAACTTCTAAGGGATGAGTAACCACAAGATTTTACTTTGATGAAACAAACAAAAATTTCGTGACAAATGATGGTGAAAAAATAGCAACAATTAAAGAAGGTTTAGATTTAAGTAAATTATCTTCTATTGAGACTTCGAAGAGTTCTGGCAAAAAATACTTAAATGTTGAATATACTTCTAATTCTGCTACCTTGAAGTTTACATATGATAATAAATCTTACAAACAAGAATTTATTTTATCAGACGAAGCAGAACAACCTAAGGAACCATCTCAACCAGCAGAAAATGAAGTTGGAACAGCAGATGCTGCCTTTACAGTTTTAGATTGAAAACTTATCAAAGATGACATTGAATATGCTAAGAGCAAAAATTTTAAAGATGTTAGAGTTTATTTCGCTGATGGAAAATTGGTAAATGGTCGTTCAAACGAAGTATTTAGACTTAAAACTGGTCTTGACTCAACAAAATTCAAATGACAAATTTACCACGATAAAAAGAAAAATATCGATAGAGATTTTACTGTATATTTACCATTTGCTGATCATATCGAGCTAAAATATACCTATGAAGGTATAGAGTATATTCAAGTGTTCAAATTCGAAACAGTAACTAATACATCTGAAGAACCAAAAACCGAGGAACCAAAACAACCTGAAACTCCTAAGTCAGAAACATCTACAACGGATGAAAATTCAACCAAAGATTCAAATCTTGTTGATGAAGAAGTTTCAATTGAAAAAGCATTCTTCATGACAAACTTAAAGAATGTTAAAAATGACATTAAATATGCTAAGAAAAAAAACTATAAAACGGTTAGAGTTTACTTTTCAGATGGTGATCTTGTAAATGGTGTTACTCCGCCTCAAAAAAGTTTCGAATTAAAAGAAGGGATTGATCCATCAAAATTCACATGACAAACTTGATTAGATAAAAAGACTAATACTAATAAATTTTTCACTGAATATAATTACTATGACACATATATTGAACTAAAATATACTTATGACGGTGTTGAATATGTTCAAGAATTTTCATTGTCACCTACTACTAAGACTAAACAACCAGAAGATGAATTAGAATTCAAATATTACCGTGATGTTACTAAATTACTAGATCTTTCAGAAAAATTAAAAGCTTGAGATATTCAACTCGTTGCTCTAAAAAGTCAAAATGAATCTTTAAAATCAGCTAAGAATTTCGCTAAAGACTTACCAGTTAGTGAAAAAATTACTGCAGCAATTAATGCTACTGAAGATTTAATTTCAAAATTAACTGAATTAAGAAATGCAAAAATTGATGAAACTATTTTATCATCATTAGGTGATTTTATCGATCCAGATTGAATTGAAGATGTCAATCAACAATTATCTGCTGCTAAATTCAAAAACATCGAACTTTGAAATGTTGATAAATTAGACAAAAATCCAGTCCAAAAAATGATGTATTTAGATAATTGAATGCAAAAACTATTGGATATGAAAGCTAATTCATCTTTAGGTTCGAAAAAAGATCGATTGATTTCAACTTTAGTGCTTGAATACAACAAAGTGTTAACAAAAATCAAAAATGAGTTAGACAAATCAGTAGCACAGGCAACAAAAGAAGTTGTTGATGCAAGAATTCAAGAAGATAAATCAATTCAAGAACCGATTATTCTTTACAGCTTAACAAATTATT is from Mycoplasmopsis pullorum and encodes:
- a CDS encoding DNA-directed RNA polymerase subunit beta → MAQKNYKLRKFGPITERRDYSVTKQTLPVMDILSTAKESFENFLKEGIEELLLEHYPIEAADKKVKLNYVKKSLRIEQPFKKSTSEGEEIKKCKAKGINLASRVYITLKREITGTGEVKQDEVLLGEIPLMTSGGSFIINGSEKVIVSQLIRSPGAYFGRGVRNKQSDDLFNKVEVLPRIGSWIEISHKVTSSNVDSVKIKIDKNKNVNLTTFLGALGLMQKDILKLFGHSAVLKETIAKDKFINETNLSSAEITDLCQEELFRGIRKGDRISDDAKKSLIPNILFDKKRYSLSNTGRYMLNNKLSVVDRIIDTFLAKDLKNRSNEVVFEKGTYITHEIAHEINENFKNGVFALEAIDGIDPELVYFKLHENNKTLLKRNKIAKVWVYPNRKWMENNAEDPVLVIGNDPKSVEPHLLVSDIVAVVSYYFNLIDNVGQDDDPDSLINKRIVSVGELLQNQLNVALTKLEKTTRERMGAKEPEKITAKNVTNNKLITNQMKTFFNSSKLSQFMDQINPLAEVSNKRRVTSLGPGGLNRDTAQFEVRDVHSTHYGRICPIETPEGPNIGLILNYAIYSKVNKMGFLQTPYYKVNNGVVDYNDVHYLTASEEIGHKFAQSSVHVDENNRIIDETLTIRHNYQYLIARPEDVDFLEVSSKQMVSVAAGAIPFLENDDANRALMGSNMQRQAVPLLQAEAPLVATGIEADIAKYSAYNLTAKNSGEVIYVDSQKIHIKTDKGMTDKYSLRNFERSNQGTVINQKPIVKIGDYVETGDLLVDGSSFKDGEMALGKNVLVAFTTWNGYNFEDAVILNERLVKDDVYTSIHIEEQTIQFRNSKAGNDRLTAEVPNASKFSLRNLDANGIVVVGSEVVPGDVLVGRVSPKGEENPTQEEKLLMAILQQRPSSDKDTSLKVKNGHNGTVIGVEVLSRETGDILEDGIDKIVKVSIAQKRKIKVGDKMAGRHGNKGVISIVLPEEDMPHLEDGTPVDIMLNPQGVPSRMNIGQILEIHLGMAARKLNTKFVTPSFDGVKKTDIEEALIEAGLSKTGKQTLIDPITGRKFDNPVSVGVMYMLKLSHMVDDKMHARSVGPYSLITQQPLGGKSQNGGQRFGEMETWAIESYGATNVLQEILTYKSDDINGRNTLYSALATGKELPKPGTPESFNVLSYELRGLGIKLDPVKIRREDAHIEDEFLQHIETGEVDNE
- a CDS encoding DNA-directed RNA polymerase subunit beta'; this translates as MSNYNDDNLLIDKISLSLATNEDVLSWSNGEVTKPETINYKSYKPEREGLFDELIFGPTTDFKCPICGTKYKRSDENTICSKTPACEKYKPKILPKITRRSRMGHIKLHNPVVHFWFFKIDHSIISKLLGLRVQDSNKPVAKADLEKLIYYKSHIVLEDGGLESLKKNSIIDINEAAGIYEATLMELLKKAEPNSDEYEDIMMALEELRTYASSKMGKDYGIDFYEYNDIIHEYSDAKIGTGSQAIEYLLKNIDLEAEAAYVQSEIDAINNSIPVGESLTGTKVQERAKLYKRLTIINSFIKSGQKPTSMLIYNLPIIPADLRPLIQLDGGRHSTSDINELYRRIIIRNNRLEKWNESDAPMLIKQNEYRMIQEAVDALIDNSRKKPSPVVSKDSRPLKSISDAITGKKGRFRQNLLGKRVDYSGRSVIVVGPTLRMHQVGIPRDMAAKLFEPWIIREIIKGDQNINSIKAAKKKVESLDPMIWPYVERAIEGRPVLLNRAPTLHRLSIQAFEPVLIRGKAIKLHPLVTTAFNADFDGDQMAVHVPISDQAVREARELMLASKNILGPKDGEPIINPSQDIILGLYYLTMEKEGAKGEGLYFASKEDMLRAYENNFITLHSRVVLPISAINKDGLTKDVNKKYVISTVGKFIFNDLFPNDFDFIFGKRITKTAKTMSNGTVKMVESEAIHSSAKNADEYTLGYGNDFKEYIKSLPVNVALSKKDIAKIVRKVYEKYVATVTMEDIAGVINDVNRENYEDTFIRCASLIDYKGDVIDPIHAQTLATLIKDNFKRIDNELTRKNKNENQIWTINDYTKLLELVWFDYTNKVAAILDSIKNTGFYYSTISGTTISMNDVTTVPSTKEKIHEGEIYTDKLKEYFEKGYLTDDERYTLTIQKWSEIKENIEGDLKEVTKSNPSNPLFMMFTSGARGNSSNFVQLAGMRGLMSNNTKVLKADAANDRVVRSTIEIPVKSSFLDGLTAYEFYSSTHGARKGLTDTALNTAKSGYLTRRLVDVAQGIVVREEDCGSDFGFVVKDISDTKTDTVIESLAERIEGRFTNRPIFDENGIEVIKTNTLITPELVDLIINKLKLKEVEIRSVLSCHTRNGVCKRCYGKDLASNRIVNIGEAVGVVAAQSIGEPGTQLTMRTFHTGGVAGVEDITGGFGRLIELIDAYDSPWGRPAVISDISGVVSDIRVAHDKDGHESDVQLITIDATTADGQHYNKTYPVKVSQKLRVAVGDHVKPGQKLVEGPIVLTELLEAVDTRAVQNYLLKEIQRLYRLQGITISDKYIEIIIRQMLSKIMITDPGDSSFFTGSLVDTFVYQRENGRLISEGKKPAYGEVKIRGAKQTPLLSDSFLAAASYQETAKILVNASVSERVDYLEGLKENIILGHKIPAGTNINYELKGKYDIRDPRSYFKDKWDPSDFWGDESQNKENNYDLFGEDQDLDIYDEEYDESIEEASEDFDYTDDFMDESEF
- the rplM gene encoding 50S ribosomal protein L13 is translated as MRQTTITTKLTANKKWYVVDAEGQILGRLAAQVATVLRGKNKPDFTPNADMGDNVIIINAEKIVLTAKKEENKVYYSHSGYSGGLKSITAAKLRAKKPTALVQKAIFGMLPHTKLGNQQRRNLFVYAGPEHKHEAQQPERLEVK
- the rpsI gene encoding 30S ribosomal protein S9, whose product is MSKDLQYRGLGRRKSSVARVIIKPGTGKFVINKREARDYLTSDIYLKDANQPFVLTETVGQFDVSVNVVGGGLSGQAGAIRLGIARALLEASADYRAKLKPAGMLTRDARAKERKKPGLRAARRARQFSKR